One window of Schistocerca americana isolate TAMUIC-IGC-003095 unplaced genomic scaffold, iqSchAmer2.1 HiC_scaffold_46, whole genome shotgun sequence genomic DNA carries:
- the LOC124583615 gene encoding diacylglycerol kinase A-like, translated as MHNCEQQGQIPYATICKANNSYHGKDRIYMLISSEIRVSFKNRYFSHDQRMYSLDCLSATKSRIRCFPRPLQLKGSPDSKEPIQLKGSPDTKEPILSIPTSNNNNNNNNNNENNVNFTHQHNSKNTTKTKTFNNSKTQKPVYTPDQLKPTKVR; from the exons atgcataactgtgagcaacagggacaaataccatatgcaacaatatgcaaagccaacaatagctatcatggtaaggat cgcatatatatgcttatatcttcagaaatacgtgtttccttcaaaaataggtacttttctcatgatcagcgcatgtactccctagactgcctaagtgccacgaaaagcagaatcagatgtttccctcgacctctacagctgaaaggaagcccagatagcaaggaaccaatacagctgaaaggaagcccagataccaaggaaccaata ctctcaatacctaccagcaataataataataataataataataataatgaaaacaatgtaaacttcacacaccaacataactcaaaaaacaccacaaaaaccaaaaccttcaacaactcaaaaacgcaaaaacctgtatatacaccagatcaattaaaaccaaccaaagtacgataa